A single Lactuca sativa cultivar Salinas chromosome 8, Lsat_Salinas_v11, whole genome shotgun sequence DNA region contains:
- the LOC111919330 gene encoding calcium-dependent protein kinase 8, whose translation MGNCCATPSTTDYENKKGKNKPNPFSLDYDGPNTSRPTGYKSYVLENPTGHEIEQTYVLGKEMGRGEFGITYMCTDKSTGEVLACKSISKKKLRTRIDIEDVRREVEIMKHMPPHQNIVSLKGTYEDDNAVHLVMELCEGGELFDRIVARGHYTERAAAGVIRTIVEVIQMCHKHGVMHRDLKPENFLYANKKETAALKVIDFGLSVIFKPGERFNEIVGSPYYMAPEVLKRNYGPEIDVWSAGVILYILLCGVPPFWAETEQGVAQAIIKSVVNFKRDPWPVVSDNAKDLVKKMLNPDPNLRLSAQGVLDHPWIQNAKKAPNVSLGETVKARLKQFSFMNKLKKRALRVIAELLSAEEVEGIKQGFDLMDTNKQGKITMVELKVGLQKLGHQIPDSDLQMLMDAGDVDKDGYLNYGEFVAISVHLRKMGSDDHLKEAFEFFDKNKSGYIEEEELREALVDEIETDNEDIIAAIILDVDTDKDGRISYEEFEAMMKAGTDWRKASRQYSRERYNNLSLKLFKDGSLNVDNEGT comes from the exons ATGGGTAATTGTTGTGCTACACCCTCCACCACTGATTACGAGAATAAAAAGGGAAAAAACAAACCAAACCCATTTTCTCTAGATTACGATGGCCCGAATACATCACGCCCTACAGGATACAAATCATATGTACTTGAAAACCCTACAGGACATGAAATTGAGCAAACATATGTTCTTGGTAAGGAGATGGGTAGAGGGGAGTTTGGGATTACATATATGTGTACAGATAAATCTACCGGTGAAGTCTTGGCCTGTAAATCGATTTCAAAAAAGAAGCTAAGAACGAGGATTGATATTGAAGATGTAAGGAGGGAAGTTGAGATTATGAAGCATATGCCACCACATCAGAATATTGTGAGCTTGAAGGGCACTTATGAAGATGATAATGCTGTTCATTTGGTTATGGAGTTATGTGAAGGTGGGGAATTGTTTGATCGGATTGTTGCTAGGGGCCATTACACAGAGAGGGCTGCTGCAGGTGTCATTCGCACCATTGTTGAAGTGATTCAG ATGTGCCACAAACATGGTGTCATGCATCGTGATCTAAAACCTGAAAACTTTCTGTATGCAAACAAGAAAGAAACAGCAGCATTGAAGGTCATTGATTTTGGGCTATCAGTGATCTTCAAACCAG GTGAAAGATTCAATGAAATAGTAGGAAGCCCATATTACATGGCTCCTGAGGTCCTGAAACGTAACTATGGTCCCGAGATAGATGTATGGAGTGCTGGAGTAATTCTATACATTTTGCTTTGTGGGGTCCCACCATTTTGGGCTG AAACCGAACAAGGAGTTGCACAAGCGATTATTAAATCGGTTGTTAATTTCAAGAGGGATCCATGGCCTGTGGTATCTGATAATGCAAAAGATCTTGTTAAAAAGATGCTTAATCCTGACCCTAATTTACGCCTTTCTGCTCAAGGAGTTTTAG ATCATCCATGGATACAGAATGCCAAGAAGGCTCCAAACGTTTCTTTAGGTGAAACTGTTAAAGCAAGATTAAAGCAGTTCTCATTCATGAACAAGCTCAAGAAGAGAGCATTAAGG GTAATTGCTGAGCTTTTATCTGCGGAAGAAGTGGAGGGGATAAAACAAGGATTTGATTTAATGGACACCAACAAGCAAGGGAAGATAACCATGGTTGAGTTAAAAGTTGGTTTACAGAAGCTTGGTCATCAGATTCCTGATTCAGATCTTCAAATGCTTATGGATGCT GGTGATGTTGATAAAGATGGGTATTTGAACTATGGAGAGTTTGTTGCTATTTCTGTTCACTTAAGAAAAATGGGAAGTGATGATCATCTGAAAGAGGCTTTTGAGTTTTTTGATAAAAACAAAAGTGGGTATATAGAGGAAGAAGAGCTTAGGGAAGCTTTAGTTGATGAAATTGAAACTGACAATGAGGATATCATTGCTGCAATTATTCTAGATGTTGATACAGACAAG gatGGGCGAATTAGCTATGAGGAATTTGAAGCAATGATGAAAGCAGGAACTGATTGGAGGAAAGCATCTAGACAATATTCAAGAGAGAGATACAATAATCTTAGCTTGAAATTGTTCAAAGATGGTTCGTTGAATGTAGACAACGAGGGAACATAG